GGCGCCCGGAGCGGACCATCTCGCGGTACATCCGGTCGACACCTTGACCCAGCTCCTCGGCGAGGCCCAGTTGCCGAAAGGAGCCGGCAAGCGCTGGGAACCTGGCTTTGGATCCGGCAGTCAGGATGTTGGCCGGCGTGATGCCGGTCACCAGGGGCCCCGGGGATCGAACGTGCAGCGTGGAGGGGGAGTGTTCGATGTGCACGGGCCGGCGTTCCCGGTGGTCTCCGTGGAGCAGTGCGTTCGCCACCGCCTCGCGGACAGCTGCCAGGGGGAAGTCCGCGATCTGGAGCACTTGGCCCCGCACGGTGTTCAGGGGGGTGATCTCGGACCGGGCGGAAACCGCGTCGAGTGCCTCTGCGAAGGCCGTGACCAGTGGGGTACCCCAACGTCGTGAGGCCGTGGCTTCACCTCCTGGCGTCGCGCGGTACTGGTAGACGAGGACGTCCGCTGCCGCGGCGACCGCGTTCCGGCAGAGGAGCACCTCGCCGGCGCGGTTGAGCTCGTTCCCACCGACGTCGAGGCGCAGAGCGGTGATCAAGTCCTGGTCGGAGGCCGACGCGAGCCGAACTCGTGTCTCGTCTCCCGTCTGACGCAGGAGCTGGCGGACGCGGTGCATGGCGTCCGGGTCGACCTCGGTCGTCGATCGCCCGCTGCGCCCAGCAGACCAGTCGGTACCGCGTCGCTCGTCGTCCAGTCGGCTCACCCCGGTGGGGCTGAGGGGCAGGCACTGGTCGTTCCAGCGACGGAGCACGAGTCCCTTGCGTGTCGCGTAGACGTCGAGGCCCGCGGGCACGACGACCGCCAGCAGGCGGTGGCCGTGGAGCGAGACGTCCTGGACGTCGACGACCATGGCCGGCTCAGTCAGTTCGTGGATCTTGGACCGGAGGAGGTCGCGACTGATCGTCGCGTCGATGAACGCCTCAGGCCCCGTCGTCCGGTCTCGCACACCGACCACGATGGTGCCCCCCGATGCGTTCGCGAAGCAGACAGCTGCCTCGGCGAGGTCCTGCGCGGTCTCCTTGTCGTTGCTCTTCTCGGTCGTGAAGTCGAGCGTCTCGTCCTCGAGGCTCGCTGCGGACC
The sequence above is a segment of the Kineococcus endophyticus genome. Coding sequences within it:
- a CDS encoding RNA-binding domain-containing protein, whose protein sequence is MHSGRRSAASLEDETLDFTTEKSNDKETAQDLAEAAVCFANASGGTIVVGVRDRTTGPEAFIDATISRDLLRSKIHELTEPAMVVDVQDVSLHGHRLLAVVVPAGLDVYATRKGLVLRRWNDQCLPLSPTGVSRLDDERRGTDWSAGRSGRSTTEVDPDAMHRVRQLLRQTGDETRVRLASASDQDLITALRLDVGGNELNRAGEVLLCRNAVAAAADVLVYQYRATPGGEATASRRWGTPLVTAFAEALDAVSARSEITPLNTVRGQVLQIADFPLAAVREAVANALLHGDHRERRPVHIEHSPSTLHVRSPGPLVTGITPANILTAGSKARFPALAGSFRQLGLAEELGQGVDRMYREMVRSGRQAPEVLVASGGGEPETTVVLRGGPPNVRIARFVAELPDAERNDTDALLILLMLCEKRSVTAKDVAPVVQRDVAATEDILRRLVHGPAGLLEATAGTHARRNPNYRLRGQALAALGPAVTYHRRNPSDTDTKVVDHVQEYESINNATIQRIFDVDVYQARDILRDLVGREILTRTSTQTRGRAVKYGRGARFPEKRRRR